A window of Melopsittacus undulatus isolate bMelUnd1 chromosome 2, bMelUnd1.mat.Z, whole genome shotgun sequence contains these coding sequences:
- the MTRF1 gene encoding peptide chain release factor 1, mitochondrial has translation MKPFQRVCRFKSLLANCCCHSQLHSCLLPSAATKIGCAAGLHNGGFWKPKSLLDTARFTLSFNSRHRKNHQDSRALWKQEAVQKYLETLSREYQQVSRLLNADSVNDFEQRTLRRRCADLSPIAAAFQEIREAEKEVQELEAMCKELDSRDEKQLLELALEEKETLDKKINVLCRKLFQLLVPKEKYDKSHVILEVTAGRTTGGDICQQFTKEMFEMYQNYADYKCWTFDIVNYTPAEIGGLHHASAHISGDDVYRHLKYEGGTHRVQRIPEIGLSSRMQRIHTGTMSVIVLPQPEEVDVKVDPKDLRIDTFRAKGAGGQHVNKTDSAVRVVHLPTGLAVECQQERSQLLNKDIALRTLRAKLYQQIIEKQLSQEQSARKLQLGTRAQSERIRTYNFTQDRVTDHRISYDARNIKEILNGKEALDKLINRLLEFAEMEAVTEYLESLKAVEGGGC, from the exons atgaaaccttTCCAAAGGGTCTGTCGTTTCAAGAGCCTGCTTGCCAATTGCTGCTGTCACAGTCAGCTTCACAGCTGTCTTCTCCCTTCCGCTGCAACGAAGATAGGTTGTGCAGCGGGACTGCACAATGGTGGATTTTGGAAGCCAAAATCTTTATTGGACACAGCTAGATTCACTCTGTCTTTTAACAGCAGGCATAGGAAAAACCATCAGGATTCTCGAGCATTGTGGAAGCAGGAAGCAGTGCAGAAATATCTGGAGACACTAAGCAGGGAATACCAGCAGGTTAGTCGTCTGTTAAATGCTGACTCAGTAAATGACTTTGAGCAAAGAACCCTGAGGAGAAGATGTGCCGATCTGTCCCCAATTGCAGCTGCATTTCAGGAAAtcagagaagctgaaaaagaaGTTCAGGAGTTGGAAGCTATGTGCAAAG AGCTAGATAGCAGAGATGAGAAACAACTTCTAGAGCTTGCCTTAGAAGAGAAGGAGACCCTggataaaaaaatcaatgtgtTGTGCAGAAAG cttttccagctTCTAGTGCCAAAGGAAAAATACGATAAAAGTCATGTCATACTAGAAGTGACAGCTGGCAGAACAACTGGAG gaGACATCTGCCAACAGTTCACTAAAGAAATGTTTGAGATGTACCAGAACTATGCAGACTATAAATGCTGGACTTTTGACATTGTGAACTATACGCCAGCTGAGATAG GTGGGTTGCATCATGCTTCTGCTCATATTTCGGGAGATGATGTCTACAGGCATCTGAAGTATGAAGGAGGAACTCATCGAGTCCAGCGAATCCCTGAGATAGGCCTGTCATCACGAATGCAGCGTATTCACACTGGGACAATGTCAGTTATTGTTCTCCCTCAGCCAGAGGAG GTTGATGTTAAAGTGGATCCCAAAGATTTGCGTATAGACACATTCAGAGCCAAAGGAGCAGGAGGGCAACATGTTAACAAAACTGATAGTGCTGTGAGAGTTGTGCACCTTCCCACAG GACTAGCAGTTGAGTGCCAGCAGGAGCGATCCCAGCTGTTGAACAAGGACATAGCTCTGCGGACACTGAGGGCTAAGCTATACCAGCAGATCATTGAAAAACAGCTCAGTCAAGAGCAGAGTGCCAGGAAACTGCAG TTGGGAACAAGAGCCCAGTCAGAGAGAATCCGTACCTACAACTTCACGCAGGACAGAGTCACTGACCACAGGATCTCGTATGATGCACGCAATATCAAG gAAATTCTAAATGGGAAAGAAGCACTGGATAAGCTCATCAACAGACTGCTGGAGTTTGCAGAGATGGAGGCTGTCACTGAGTATCTAGAAAGTTTGAAGGCTGTGGAAGGAGGAGGCTGCTGA